One Panicum virgatum strain AP13 chromosome 9K, P.virgatum_v5, whole genome shotgun sequence genomic region harbors:
- the LOC120648518 gene encoding AT-hook motif nuclear-localized protein 23-like, with protein MASKTTAARTTTAGRQHHLPRRRPVPSGPPVVIAQHECPSAMRAHVLEVPPGRDVLSCVAAFARRGRRGALVLGAAGRVADVVLRDPAAAALVLRGTTEILGLAGCFFPFPSPGAAGTAVFLAGPRGTVLGGAVAPGGLVAAGPVVVVVATFVAAALDRLPLLKGEEPVHGHRGWPVCPKQQQQQQQLGLGANKILPSAAPREIN; from the coding sequence ATGGCCTCCAAGACCAccgcggcgaggacgacgacggcgggccGCCAGCACCACCTGCCGCGGCGCAGGCCCGTGCCCAGCGGGCCGCCGGTGGTGATCGCACAGCATGAGTGCCCCAGCGCGATGCGCGCCCACGTCCTGGAGGTGCCCCCGGGCCGCGACGTCCTCTCGTGCGTCGCCGCGttcgcgcggcgcgggcggcggggcgcgctgGTGCTGGGCGCGGCCGGCCGCGTCGCCGACGTCGTGCTCcgggaccccgccgccgccgcgctggtgcTCCGCGGCACCACGGAGATACTGGGCCTGGCCGGCTGCTTCTTCCCTTTCCCCAGCCCCggcgcggcggggacggcggtgTTCCTGGCAGGGCCACGGGGCACCGTGCTGGGCGGCGCCGTCGCGCCGGGGGGGCTGGTGGCCGCCGGGCCGGTGGTGGTCGTGGTGGCCACGTTTGTCGCAGCGGCGCTGGACAGGCTGCCGTTGCTCAAGGGGGAGGAGCCCGTGCATGGACACCGCGGCTGGCCGGTGTGCCcaaagcagcaacagcagcagcagcagctgggcCTGGGCGCCAATAAGATCTTGCCGAGCGCCGCGCCGAGGGAAATCAATTAA